The nucleotide window AAACTCTATCTCCTACATTAACAATAGGATTTAAAGGTGCTCCTATATGTTGTAAAAGAGGTACAAAAATTTCGTTTGGTGATTCCAACTTTTCAATTGGTAAATGTTCTGTTTGTATTTTATTTTCAGGGGGATGAACTCCGCCTCTGAAACCAAAAAATTTCATCAAAAACACTCCTTTCATACATAGTTTATTTTCCACAAATTGATTTTAGCATATATATACAAAATTAACAAGTTTTTATTTTAATTTTTCTTTTTTCTTATTATACTTCTGCATAGTTCTCTCTAAATTCTGAACAGTTAGCATTTCTATAACACATTCATTAATTTTTTCTAAAAAATCAACAAGCTCTTTTTGTTCAGTCAGACTGAACTCACCTAAAACATGTTCAATGGCATCTTCTTTTTTAGCTCCTATCCCACATTTTATTCTAATAAACTCCTCACCTATATGAGAAATTATAGATTTTATTCCGTTATGCCCCCCTGAACTACCTTTTTCTCTGATTCTTATATCTCCAAAATCTAAGGACATATCATCATATATAACTATAATATCTTTTTTAGGATTTAG belongs to Fusobacterium periodonticum ATCC 33693 and includes:
- the pth gene encoding aminoacyl-tRNA hydrolase, giving the protein MKIVIGLGNPGKKYEKTRHNIGFIVVDSLRKKFNLTDEREKFQALISEKNIDGEKVIFFKPQTFMNLSGNALIEIINFYKLNPKKDIIVIYDDMSLDFGDIRIREKGSSGGHNGIKSIISHIGEEFIRIKCGIGAKKEDAIEHVLGEFSLTEQKELVDFLEKINECVIEMLTVQNLERTMQKYNKKKEKLK